Proteins from one Enoplosus armatus isolate fEnoArm2 chromosome 4, fEnoArm2.hap1, whole genome shotgun sequence genomic window:
- the gp1bb gene encoding platelet glycoprotein Ib beta chain, with protein sequence MKGLLLPCLLLLFGGQRSSACPHLCSCHGSQVNCSSRHLRSSSLPTHFPAGTTELHLHNNLLTHLPNGLLDDLTSLRFVSLHGNPWVCDCGVLYLRAWLLRQPATLTSHLGVNCSSPPGLRRRLVVYLTEEEVLDSCHYWYCDLALASQVCLFVFVVVQAALLVALLVFLRRFERLTKEARRTKEESFTAGEGLRENEYAPLKDSNF encoded by the coding sequence ATGAAGGGGCTCCTGCTCCCGTGTCTGCTACTCTTGtttggaggtcaaaggtcatcagcATGCCCCCACCTCTGCTCCTGTCATGGCAGCCAGGTGAATTGCAGCAGCAGGCATCTCCGCTCCTCCTCGCTGCCCACCCATTTCCCTGCTGGGACCACTGAGCTCCATCTCCACAACAACCTGCTGACCCACCTCCCCAATGGGCTCCTGGATGATCTGACCTCCCTCCGCTTTGTCTCCCTTCATGGTAACCCCTGGGTGTGTGACTGTGGCGTCCTCTACCTGCGAGCCTGGCTGCTGCGTCAGCCAGCCACCCTCACATCACACCTGGGCGTCAACTGCAGCTCCCCTCCCGGCCTGAGAAGGCGGCTGGTGGTGTATTTAACGGAGGAGGAGGTCCTGGACTCCTGCCACTACTGGTACTGCGACCTGGCTCTGGCCTCGCAGGTGTGTCTGTTCGTGTTTGTGGTGGTGCAGGCTGCTCTGCTGGTAGCTCTCCTGGTGTTTCTGAGGAGGTTCGAGAGGCTGACCAAGGAGGCGAGGAGAACCAAGGAGGAGAGCTTCACAGCCGGGGAGGGTCTGAGGGAGAACGAGTATGCGCCTTTGAAGGACAGCAACTTCTGA